A single region of the Gossypium arboreum isolate Shixiya-1 chromosome 12, ASM2569848v2, whole genome shotgun sequence genome encodes:
- the LOC108476972 gene encoding mitochondrial carnitine/acylcarnitine carrier-like protein: MGDVAKDLISGTVGGASQLIVGHPFDTIKVKLQSQSAPLPGQPPKYAGAMDAVRQTLAAEGPRGLYKGMGAPLATVAGLNAVLFMVRGQMEALLRSESGDSLTVNQQIVAGAGAGVAVSFLACPTELIKCRLQAQSALAHSGSASVAVKYGGPMDVARHVLRSEGGVRGLFKGLVPTLAREVPGNAAMFGVYEALKQYMAEGPDTSKLGRGSLIVAGGLAGASFWIFVYPVDVIKSVVQVDDYRNPKYTGSMNAFNRILASEGVKGLFKGFGPAMARSMPANAACFLAFEVSRSALG; the protein is encoded by the exons ATGGGAGATGTAGCTAAGGACCTAATTTCTGGAACTGTTGGAGGAGCATCGCAGTTGATAGTTGGGCACCCTTTTGATACCATCAAGGTTAAGCTTCAAAGCCAGTCTGCTCCACTCCCTGGGCAGCCACCGAAATATGCTGGTGCTATGGATGCTGTCAGGCAGACGTTAGCTGCTGAAGGTCCAAGGGGATTGTATAAGGGTATGGGGGCTCCACTGGCTACTGTTGCAGGCCTTAATGCCGTCCTCTTTATGGTGAGAGGGCAAATGGAGGCATTGTTGAGATCAGAGTCTGGTGACTCCCTCACAGTTAACCAACAGATAGTAGCAGGGGCTGGGGCTGGAGTTGCTGTTTCATTCCTAGCTTGCCCCACCGAGTTGATCAAATGCAG ATTACAGGCCCAGAGTGCATTGGCACATTCTGGCTCAGCTAGTGTGGCAGTGAAGTATGGAGGGCCAATGGATGTAGCTAGGCATGTTCTCAGATCAGAGGGTGGCGTAAGGGGGCTCTTCAAGGGATTGGTTCCCACCTTGGCTCGCGAGGTTCCAGGAAATGCTGCTATGTTTGGTGTGTATGAAGCACTGAAGCAGTACATGGCTGAAGGACCAGACACTAGTAAATTAGGAAGAGGGTCTTTGATCGTGGCAGGAGGCTTGGCCGGAGCTTCATTCTGGATCTTTGTTTACCCAGTTGATGTCATCAAGAGTGTGGTCCAGGTGGATGACTACAGAAACCCCAAGTACACTGGCTCCATGAATGCATTTAATAGGATATTAGCCTCAGAAGGGGTGAAAGGCCTATTCAAAGGGTTCGGCCCTGCCATGGCACGAAGCATGCCCGCGAACGCAGCATGTTTCTTGGCATTCGAAGTATCAAGGTCTGCTTTGGGCTAA
- the LOC108478707 gene encoding abscisic acid receptor PYR1-like, which translates to MAVSKPAPFSSFSQTTTHHLTLPPGISHDEFHDLIPSITQLHNYSVGPGKCSSLLAKRISAPHDLVWSIVRRFDKPQAYKHFIRSCAVEQGSQMVVGCTRKVNVISGLPADTSTERLDILDDERRVTGFSIIGGEHRLRNYRSVTTVHGFNRNGRIWTVVLESYVVDVPEGNTEEDTRLFANTVVKLNLQKLASVTERLARDDDNDGNNS; encoded by the coding sequence ATGGCAGTCTCAAAACCCGCTCCTTTCTCTTCCTTCTCCCAAACCACCACTCACCACCTCACCCTTCCCCCCGGCATATCCCACGACGAGTTCCACGACTTAATCCCTTCCATAACCCAGTTGCACAACTACTCAGTTGGTCCCGGAAAATGCTCTTCCTTACTAGCCAAACGTATCAGCGCCCCACACGACCTTGTCTGGTCCATCGTCCGCCGTTTTGACAAACCCCAAGCTTACAAACATTTCATCCGAAGCTGTGCCGTTGAACAAGGTTCGCAAATGGTGGTGGGGTGCACGCGTAAGGTCAACGTGATCTCCGGCTTACCTGCTGATACCAGCACCGAGAGACTGGATATTTTAGACGACGAACGACGGGTCACCGGGTTTAGTATCATTGGAGGGGAGCACCGATTGAGGAATTACCGGTCTGTGACGACTGTACACGGTTTCAATCGTAACGGGAGGATCTGGACCGTCGTTTTGGAATCTTACGTTGTCGATGTTCCGGAAGGTAATACGGAGGAAGACACGCGGCTGTTCGCCAATACCGTTGTGAAGTTGAACTTGCAAAAGCTAGCGTCTGTTACCGAACGGTTAGCGCGTGATGATGATAATGACGGTAATAATTCATAG